From one Anguilla rostrata isolate EN2019 chromosome 12, ASM1855537v3, whole genome shotgun sequence genomic stretch:
- the LOC135236251 gene encoding olfactory receptor 52E4-like — translation MDNASINSQILRIEGFEISAQFVYPLFFLMLFVYLALVVSNIGVLVLIITERGLHQPMYLLFCNLSVNDLIGNTVLMPRLMSDVVSPERYISYSECVLQAFCSHTFGSASHMILIIMALDRYVAICHPLRYPSLMTTRTVVKLSATAWGASLFLVSVLLGLTIRLSRCRSTILNAYCDNASLFKLSCEDVTVNNIYGLFFTVVLFASSMGSIAVTYFRIAVICWTRKSKELNSKAAQTCASHLVLYLIMLWTGFLTIILHRFPNYPDLRKLAYILFHVVPANLNPIIYGLQTKTLRKKIVQIFKTKVTQS, via the coding sequence ATGGATAACGCATCGATCAACAGCCAAATCCTGCGAATCGAGGGGTTTGAAATCTCCGCACAATTTGTGTACCCTTTATTTTTCCTGATGCTGTTTGTCTACCTCGCCCTTGTAGTCTCCAACATTGGAGTCCTTGTTCTCATAATCACAGAGAGAGGCTTGCACCAGCCCATGTACCTGCTGTTCTGCAACCTGTCCGTGAACGATCTGATCGGAAACACGGTCCTGATGCCTCGTCTGATGTCGGACGTGGTCTCGCCCGAGCGCTACATCTCGTACAGTGAGTGCGTCCTGCAGGCGTTCTGCAGCCACACGTTCGGGTCCGCCTCCCACATGATCCTCATCATCATGGCCCTGGACAGGTACGTGGCCATCTGCCACCCTTTGAGGTACCCCTCCCTAATGACCACCAGGACCGTGGTGAAGCTCTCCGCCACCGCCTGGGGCGCCTCGCTCTTCCTGGTGTCCGTCTTGCTGGGCCTCACCATCCGGCTGTCCCGCTGCAGGTCCACCATTTTGAACGCCTACTGCGACAACGCGTCCCTGTTCAAGCTGTCCTGCGAGGACGTGACGGTCAACAACATCTACGGGCTGTTCTTCACCGTGGTGCTGTTCGCGTCCTCCATGGGCAGCATCGCGGTCACCTATTTCAGGATCGCCGTCATCTGCTGGACCAGGAAGAGCAAGGAGCTGAACAGCAAGGCCGCGCAGACCTGCGCCAGCCACCTGGTGCTGTACCTCATCATGCTGTGGACGGGCTTTTTGACCATCATCCTGCACCGCTTTCCCAACTACCCCGACCTGAGGAAACTGGCGTACATTTTGTTTCACGTCGTTCCCGCCAACTTGAACCCCATCATCTACGGGCTCCAGACTAAGAccctcagaaagaaaattgtgcaGATTTTCAAGACCAAAGTGACCCAGTCTTAA
- the LOC135236571 gene encoding olfactory receptor 6N2-like, with product MRANEVNNTTGQIDHALQQLDYNQTFSGDFVIVGGELGLNDFYTELSVLLLVVYLVVIIGNLTVFSVVMLETKLHTPMYFFLSNLSIIDIVITTSVLPKMLMVCLWNDVVISFSGCFLQLYFYLAFQSVECFVLTAMAYDRYVAICNPLRYNDIVTPRTCVILAISAWICGILLPLPNVVPASRLSYCFNTIMFWFCDFPPVIALSCVDSTFLLVQALGIASIALVFPFFLIVFSYYRIVVAICKIKSLDGRKKAFSTCSSHLIIVILFFFAHLCVYISATIKNVHPNVLILISIFNCFLTPFANPIIYSFRNKDLKTAIRKHFHLCEVLS from the exons ATGAGAGCAAATGAAGTGAACAACACAACTGGACAAATAGACC ATGCTCTTCAACAGCTGGACTACAACCAAACCTTCTCTGGAGATTTTGTCATTGTTGGGGGAGAACTGGGACTCAATGACTTCTACACTGAGCTCTCTGTTCTCCTTCTGGTGGTCTACCTCGTAGTCATCATTGGAAACCTCACAGTTTTCTCCGTGGTGATGCTGGAAACCAAACTGCATACGCCCATGTACTTTTTCCTCAGCAACCTGTCAATCATTGACATCGTCATCACAACCAGTGTTCTGCCCAAGATGTTGATGGTGTGCCTGTGGAATGATGTCGTCATTTCGTTCTCTGGGTGTTTCTTGCAGCTCTACTTCTACTTGGCGTTTCAGTCTGTTGAGTGTTTTGTGCTGACCGCGATGGCCTATGACCGCTACGTGGCCATTTGTAACCCTCTACGCTACAATGATATCGTCACTCCCAGGACTTGTGTCATACTTGCCATCTCTGCTTGGATTTGTGGAATTCTGTTACCCCTTCCAAATGTAGTCCCCGCCTCAAGATTATCTTACTGTTTCAACACAATTATGTTCTGGTTTTGTGATTTCCCTCCTGTTATTGCACTGTCCTGTGTGGACTCGACGTTTTTGCTGGTCCAGGCTCTAGGCATTGCTTCCATAGCGCTCGTTTTCCCATTCTttctcattgttttttcttactATAGAATTGTTGTGGCAATCTGCAAAATCAAATCACTGGACGGCCGTAAGAAGGCCTTCTCCACCTGCTCTTCGCACCTCATCATCGTCATTCTCTTCTTTTTCGCCCACCTGTGCGTCTATATCAGTGCCACGATAAAGAATGTCCATCCGAATGTTCTCATCTTGATCTCCATCTTCAACTGCTTCCTGACTCCTTTTGCGAACCCCATCATTTACAGCTTCAGAAATAAGGACTTGAAGACCGCTATTCGAAAACACTTCCACCTCTGCGAGGTTCTTTCCTGA
- the LOC135236570 gene encoding olfactory receptor 2D2-like — protein sequence MRNSVKTSSLTDPSERKFQVRRAGKMRARGANGTTGQTQNVSQRLDYNQSQIQQFFIAGGELGLKQYYTELSVCILVVYILVVIGNSMVCTVVVLETKLHTPMYIFLGNLSFADIIITTSVFPKMISVGLLNDLAISFTGCFLQLNTYLTFQSIESVILAVMAYDRYVAVCNPLRYNEIVTPRVCALLSVFAWTCGTLVPLPTVIPSSRLPYCGDQVMFWFCDFPPVVSLSCLDSALLLLAALVNASVVIVFPVFVIIWTYWKIILAVCKIKSADGRMKAFSTCSSHLSVVILFYCSHLCVYLSAMVRNVHPNVLILVSIVNCFLTPFANPIIYSLRNKELKAAIVKHFHINKILM from the exons ATGAGGAACTCTGTTAAAACGAGCAGCCTCACAGATCCCTCTGAGAGAAAGTTCCAGGTCAGACGAGCAGGCAAGATGAGAGCTCGAGGAGCCAACGGAACGACTGGGCAAACGCAAA ATGTCAGTCAACGGCTGGACTACAACCAAAGCCAGATCCAACAGTTTTTCATTGCTGGGGGAGAGCTGGGGCTCAAACAATACTACACAGAGCTCTCTGTTTGCATCTTGGTGGTCTACATTCTAGTAGTTATTGGTAACTCTATGGTTTGCACTGTGGTGGTGCTGGAGACCAAACTGCACACACCCATGTACATTTTCCTCGGCAATCTCTCCTTCGCAGACATCATCATCACAACCAGTGTTTTCCCCAAGATGATATCTGTGGGCTTACTGAATGACCTTGCCATTTCTTTCACAGGGTGCTTCTTGCAGCTGAACACCTATTTGACATTTCAGTCTATTGAGAGTGTTATCCTGGCTGTCATGGCCTATGACCGCTACGTGGCCGTTTGTAATCCTCTACGCTACAATGAAATTGTCACGCCTAGGGTGTGTGCTCTGCTCTCAGTCTTCGCTTGGACTTGTGGAACTTTAGTGCCTCTTCCAACTGTAATTCCTTCATCAAGGTTACCTTATTGCGGGGACCAAGTCATGTTCTGGTTTTGTGATTTCCCTCCTGTCGTTTCACTGTCCTGCTTGGACTCAGCATTGTTGCTGCTTGCAGCTCTCGTGAACGCCTCGGTAGTCATTGTTTTCCCTGTATTTGTCATCATTTGGACAtactggaaaataattttagcGGTTTGTAAAATTAAATCTGCCGATGGCCGTATGAAGGCCTTCTCCACCTGCTCCTCACATCTCAGTGTTGTAATCCTGTTCTATTGTTCACATCTGTGTGTCTATCTCAGTGCCATGGTAAGAAATGTTCATCCGAATGTTCTCATCTTGGTCTCCATCGTCAACTGTTTCCTGACTCCATTTGCGAACCCCATCATTTACAGCTTGAGAAACAAAGAGTTAAAGGCTGCTATTGTAAAACACTTCCACATAAATAAGATATTAATGTGA
- the LOC135237014 gene encoding olfactory receptor 10A6-like has translation MENKSYVPLKQPIIFQLEGFIVPKETAHLLFALSLLGYLATLTGNGVVCVAIFAEKSLHKPMYVMICNLVACDLLGGTAMLTRLMSDFLSEERTITYVAAIFQAFSMHTYGSATQTILSVMAYDRYVAICEPLRYHTIMTKGKLVGLCLTAWLIAFGLVLILFVMNVTTPLCGTLIVHVYCSNRSILRLACHPTPYNDIYGLVMTWSLSTGSFLVIAFSYIKILVACLVVRKETNKRKVIQTCAPHLVAYVIFEITSIIIIMSYRIPEISENMKKFCSILSIILPPIINPIIYGLVMRDIRVNIIKLFKRKVVPNQ, from the coding sequence ATGGAAAACAAGTCTTACGTGCCTTTGAAGCAGCCCATAATTTTCCAGTTGGAAGGGTTCATCGTTCCCAAGGAAACGGCCCATCTCCTCTTCGCGCTGTCCTTGCTCGGGTACCTGGCCACGCTGACGGGGAACGGCGTCGTCTGCGTCGCGATATTCGCCGAGAAGTCGCTGCACAAGCCCATGTACGTCATGATCTGCAACCTCGTCGCCTGCGACCTGCTGGGGGGCACCGCCATGCTGACGAGGCTGATGTCCGACTTCCTGTCCGAAGAGCGGACCATCACGTACGTGGCCGCCATCTTCCAGGCGTTCAGCATGCACACGTACGGCTCCGCCACGCAGACCATACTGTCCGTCATGGCGTACGACAGGTACGTCGCCATCTGCGAGCCGCTCAGGTACCACACCATCATGACCAAGGGGAAACTGGTCGGGCTTTGCCTGACTGCCTGGCTCATCGCATTCGGCCTGGTGCTGATCTTGTTCGTGATGAACGTGACGACCCCGCTGTGCGGAACGCTGATAGTGCACGTTTACTGTAGCAACAGGTCGATACTGAGGCTGGCGTGCCACCCTACCCCTTACAACGACATCTACGGGCTGGTCATGACGTGGTCGTTGAGCACTGGATCTTTCCTGGTCATCGCCTTCTCCTACATAAAAATCCTGGTGGCGTGCTTGGTCGTTAGGAAGGAGACCAACAAGAGAAAAGTCATCCAAACGTGTGCGCCTCACCTGGTTGCTTACGTCATATTTGAAATCACTTCCATCATCATAATTATGTCCTATCGCATTCCGGAGATAAGTGAGAATATGAAGAAGTTTTGCTCGATCCTGTCCATAATTCTACCGCCTATTATCAACCCGATCATATATGGCTTGGTAATGAGGGACATACGCGTCAACATCATCAAACTTTTTAAGAGAAAAGTTGTTCCAAATCAGTGA